The region GGCTGGTGATCGTCGGCGACGGTCCCGAGCGGGAGAGACTCCACCACCTGGCAGGAGCGGGTGTGGAGTTCGCGGGCCGGGTCTCGGAGGCCGAGAAGCACCGGCTGCTGTGCGCCGCGTGGCTGCTGCTGCATCCCTCCGCCGTGGAGGGCTGGGGGCTGGTGGTCACGGAGGCGGCCGCGCGCGAGACCCCGGCGATCGCCTTCGACGTGCCCGGACTGCGCGACTCCGTGGTCGACGGCGAGACGGGTGTGCTGGCGCGCGGTGAGTCCTCGTTCGCGGCGGCCTGGTGCACCCTCGCCCTGTCCACCCACCGCCGCACCCTCATGGGCAAGTCCGCCCGCGACCGTGCGGCCCAGTACCGCTGGAACAACACCGTGCGCCAGTTCAGGGCGGTGGCCACGGAGGCGGCCACCTCCTGGCGGAGGTGACGCCCATGGACGGCGACCCCGAAATACCCCGCCGAGCCCGCACCAAAAACGCACCCCGGGCCTGGAAGGACCCCTCCTTCCGTCGTTCGTTCGCGCTGTTTCGGGCCTTTATGCGGGAGCAGGACGATCCCGAGGGCTGCTACTCGTTGCTAGCCCGTGACGCCGCCGACCAGGTCGAGGCGTACGGCGGCATCGAGGGACGTACCGTCGTGGACGTCGGAGGCGGCGGCGGGTACTTCACCGCGGAGTTCCGGCGGCGCGGAGCGCAGGCGTATCTCTTCGAGCCGGACGTACGGGAGCTGGGGGCGAAGCCCGACGGCTCGGCGGTCGTCGCCGACGGGTATCTGCTGCCGCTCGCGGACGGGGTCGCCGACGTCACCTTCTCCTCCAACGTCCTCGAACACGTGGCCGACCCGCAGACGTTCCTGAGCGAACTGGTGCGCGTCACCCGGCCCGACGGGCTGATCTACGTCTCGTTCACCAACTGGCTCTCCCCGTGGGGCGGTCACGAGTGGGCGCCCTGGCACTACCTCGGCGCGGAGCGGGCGCGCGCCCACTATCACCGCCGTACCGGAAAGCCCGCCAAGCACACCCTCGGCGAGAACCTCTTCGCCGTGCACATCGGCCCCACCCTGCGGCAGGTGCGCGCCCGCGACGACGTCACGGTCGTCTCGGCGCGCTCCCGCTACTGGCCCCTCCTCGCCTCCGCCGTCACCAGGGCGCCGGGGCTGCGGGAGTTCGCCACCTGGAACCTCCTCCTCATCCTCCGGCGGTGTCCACCATGACGACCACGGTCCAGGCTCCTCCCCCGGCGGCCGTCCGCCCCGTCTCGACCACGTCCGGCCCCCCGCACGGGCCACGGTCCAGGCGCTGGCTGCTGGGGTTCTGGGCCGTGGTGTTCGTGCTGTTCCTGGCCGTGCACCCCGGACGCATGACGTTCGACACCAAGCTCGGTGTCGTGCTCGACCCGTGGCAGTTCCTGTCCGACCTGGGTCAGTTGTGGCACGACCGGGGCGGTTTCGGCGGCATCCAGGACCAGTACGTGGGGTACGTCTGGCCGATGCTGCCGTTCTACGGCCTGTGCAAGCTGATCCACCTCCCGGTGTGGCTGGCGGAACGGCTGTGGCTGTCGATCGTCGTGTCCGTCGCCTTCTGGGGCGCCCTGCGGCTGGCCGAACGGCTGCGGATCGGGAACGGTTCCTCCCGGCTGCTCGCCGCCGTCGCGTACGCGCTCTGGCCGGTCTTCACGATCGTCGTCGGCTCGACGTCCGCCGCCGCGCTCCCCGGCGCCCTCCTCCCCTGGGTCCTGCTCCCCCTCACCGACGAGCGCTACAGCGCCCGCGTCGCCGCCCTCCGCTCGGCACTCGTCGTCCCCTTCATGGGCGGCGTGAACGCGGCGGCCACCCTCGCCTCGCTGCTCCCCGTCGGGCTGTATCTGCTGTCCCGTCCACGTGGACCCCGGCAGCGGAGACTGATCACCTGGTGGGT is a window of Streptomyces sp. NBC_00271 DNA encoding:
- a CDS encoding class I SAM-dependent methyltransferase — protein: MDGDPEIPRRARTKNAPRAWKDPSFRRSFALFRAFMREQDDPEGCYSLLARDAADQVEAYGGIEGRTVVDVGGGGGYFTAEFRRRGAQAYLFEPDVRELGAKPDGSAVVADGYLLPLADGVADVTFSSNVLEHVADPQTFLSELVRVTRPDGLIYVSFTNWLSPWGGHEWAPWHYLGAERARAHYHRRTGKPAKHTLGENLFAVHIGPTLRQVRARDDVTVVSARSRYWPLLASAVTRAPGLREFATWNLLLILRRCPP